Proteins from a single region of Streptomyces sp. HUAS 15-9:
- a CDS encoding YihY/virulence factor BrkB family protein, with protein MRVINRFQKIVGFDRSMALASSALTALIPLAIVLGVVFDNIANGNDIANRIITRYHLTGGGAEAVTSLFTPAGEGSSSVGVFGVVFLTISALSFARAAQRLFEQTWELKPLSVRNTRKGLGWILTLGVFLAVTGWLNAVLPQGKLGLPAALCDVPVTAVFLLWSGRLLSASRIGWVDLFPFAMTASLLAGVYQVGATVYMPRLFNSYASRYGSVGAVFAMISGLFGFMLVLVGCSALGREVRDELGRIRRGQRPSEREVRRQWDSVVALARSRWQSARDQIPHRRAKE; from the coding sequence TTGCGCGTCATCAACCGGTTCCAGAAGATCGTGGGTTTCGACCGCTCGATGGCTCTGGCGTCCAGCGCGCTCACCGCACTGATCCCGCTCGCGATCGTCCTCGGTGTCGTCTTCGACAACATCGCGAACGGCAACGACATCGCGAACCGCATCATCACCCGCTACCACCTCACCGGGGGCGGCGCCGAGGCGGTCACCTCCCTCTTCACGCCCGCCGGGGAGGGGAGTTCGAGCGTGGGCGTGTTCGGGGTGGTGTTCCTGACCATCTCCGCGCTGAGCTTCGCACGGGCCGCGCAGCGGCTGTTCGAACAGACCTGGGAGCTCAAGCCGCTCAGTGTGCGCAACACCCGAAAGGGCCTGGGGTGGATTCTCACCCTGGGTGTCTTTCTGGCGGTCACCGGCTGGCTGAACGCGGTCCTGCCGCAGGGCAAGCTGGGTCTGCCCGCCGCGCTGTGCGACGTGCCGGTGACCGCGGTATTCCTCCTGTGGAGCGGCCGGCTGCTGTCCGCGAGCCGGATCGGCTGGGTCGACCTGTTCCCGTTCGCCATGACCGCGTCCCTGCTGGCCGGGGTCTATCAGGTGGGCGCGACGGTCTACATGCCGCGGCTGTTCAACTCCTACGCCTCCCGGTACGGCTCCGTCGGAGCCGTGTTCGCGATGATCTCCGGCCTCTTCGGCTTCATGCTCGTCCTCGTCGGGTGCTCTGCCCTCGGGCGTGAGGTACGGGACGAACTCGGCCGGATCCGGCGGGGGCAGCGTCCCTCGGAGAGGGAGGTCCGCCGCCAGTGGGACAGTGTGGTCGCGCTGGCACGCTCACGCTGGCAGTCCGCACGGGATCAGATCCCGCACCGCCGGGCCAAGGAGTAG
- a CDS encoding cytochrome P450: MTQASILRQITDYSNRANPYPLYKELLKTPVLQDEEGGPYVVSSYWDIKGLLHDPRISSDAANLAAAGDDQAGIEETGLPPSFIRLDPPEHDRLRRMANSAFGPPHQPRRIDSMRGELAQIVSDLIDGLGDQRQIDLVDQFAYPFPVTVICRLLGVPREDEPRFRAWVDPLVASLDPDTRESATAEFRKSAQEARMQLGMYLAGLVEERTKNPRDDMLTDLATSRGPDGAMTMMEVLSTAVLLLIAGHETTVNLITNGMLTLLRHPDVLRRLREDPALSVNIVEELLRYEPPVQLVPQRTCIADIELRGVTIPKGSRIWLVLAAGNRDPERFQDPDRFDPDRGDIQHLGFGSGIHSCFGAPLARLETQIALTELARRLGNPRLIEDPPEYRPNAVLRGPRHLTIAFDDLLP; this comes from the coding sequence ATGACGCAAGCCTCGATCCTGCGGCAGATCACCGACTACTCCAACCGCGCCAACCCGTATCCGCTGTACAAGGAGCTGCTCAAGACGCCGGTGCTGCAGGACGAGGAGGGCGGTCCCTACGTCGTCAGCTCGTACTGGGACATCAAGGGCCTGCTCCACGACCCGCGGATCAGCTCCGACGCCGCCAACCTCGCCGCCGCGGGCGACGACCAGGCGGGGATCGAGGAGACGGGGCTGCCGCCGAGCTTCATCCGGCTCGACCCGCCGGAGCACGACCGGCTGCGGCGCATGGCCAACAGCGCCTTCGGTCCGCCGCACCAGCCCCGCCGGATCGATTCCATGCGCGGTGAACTCGCCCAGATCGTCTCCGACCTGATCGACGGCCTCGGGGACCAGCGGCAGATCGACCTGGTCGACCAGTTCGCCTACCCCTTCCCGGTGACCGTGATCTGCCGACTGCTCGGGGTGCCGCGCGAGGACGAGCCACGCTTCCGCGCCTGGGTCGACCCGCTCGTCGCCTCCCTGGATCCGGACACCCGTGAGAGCGCCACCGCCGAGTTCCGCAAGTCCGCGCAGGAAGCACGGATGCAGCTGGGCATGTATCTGGCCGGGCTGGTCGAGGAGCGCACCAAGAATCCTCGCGACGACATGCTGACCGACCTGGCGACCAGCCGTGGCCCGGACGGTGCCATGACGATGATGGAAGTGCTCAGCACGGCGGTGCTGCTGCTCATCGCGGGCCATGAGACCACCGTCAACCTGATCACCAACGGCATGCTCACCCTGCTGCGCCACCCGGACGTCCTGCGGCGCCTGCGCGAGGACCCCGCACTGTCCGTCAACATCGTTGAGGAACTGCTGCGTTACGAGCCACCGGTACAGCTCGTGCCGCAGCGCACCTGCATCGCCGACATCGAGCTGCGCGGGGTCACCATCCCGAAGGGCTCCCGCATCTGGCTCGTCCTCGCGGCGGGCAACCGGGACCCGGAGCGCTTCCAGGACCCCGACCGCTTCGACCCGGACCGCGGGGACATCCAGCACCTCGGCTTCGGCAGCGGCATCCACAGCTGCTTCGGCGCCCCGCTGGCTCGCCTCGAGACCCAGATCGCGCTGACGGAACTGGCCCGTCGGCTCGGCAACCCCCGACTGATCGAGGACCCGCCGGAGTACCGCCCGAACGCGGTGCTGCGCGGCCCGCGCCATCTGACCATCGCCTTCGACGACCTGCTTCCCTAG